The Corvus moneduloides isolate bCorMon1 chromosome 4, bCorMon1.pri, whole genome shotgun sequence genomic interval gggtattgttcaatcaaaaTAATCTTCTATATCAATATCTGGATTTAGAAGATCTTCACCATAGGCTGAAAGATccatttgatttaaaattaagttttcaaaggtTTCTTCCAAGTCCGTTTCACCAATCAGCACAGCTCCCATCATTCGGCCATTCTGCATCACCACTTTCACATACTCATGTCCCTTGGTACATCTCAGCATCAGCTCATGGTCTGAGCCTAAGCCCTGGGCATTGTACTTTCCCAAAACCACCACctaacagaaggaaaagggaaaagaaaaagctctcaTAAGAGCATTGCAGTGGCTTTTAGCATTTCTGTTGCTAACACTTCCAGGCCTCAAAAGTGATGCAAACAGGGAAATACTTGTCTCTAGGGTCCCTCCCCCACCACTGGCTTGCAAACACACAGCGGACTCAAAAATCTTCCCCTTGAAATACCATACACATTAgtacaaaaggagaaaatctaAGATGGGATTAATTATATAAAGAAACGTGTTTTGTCAATATTAAAGCATCTGCTCAGTCTCAGCAAGTGAAGATAAGCAAGCAGTGTATGTTACTCAGTGGTTTACAACACTCAGACTGTACTGACCTTGTAATTGAAAAATTTTGTAATGTGAGCAAATAGTTCAAAGCTGAAATCCGTATCAATAGATTCCCCTAAAGCATCTGCTGCCATGCACTTCGCTGCATACCATCCCATCTGCCGAGCTTGGGTCCACAGCCTCATCTGAAGGAGATTGGAAAGATTTAAGTCACAAGACCATCACTGTGCCACAACCACACTCGCTGCTCTCCTTAGTGCAGACTTTGTGGTTTTAATACTCAGAAGGGCTGGCCAGCTCAGTTTCCAGCCACCTCCATAAAACTCTGTCGTCAACACACTGAGGATTAGCCACTTGCTTAACCCTTCACTCCTCGGTGTGTGCACTGATGTGTGATTCCCTGTGGATCACACGCATCCGAGGATGTACCTGGTGCCACACAGGGCTCGGCTCCCACGCCGCCGTGCAGATGTCTCCAGCTGCGTACACATCTGGCAGCGACGTGTGCATGTGCTTGTCTACCTTCAGTCCTCCATCTTCACCCACAGCAAACTGAAGGGTTTGCACACATCAGCAATAAAACAAGTCATCAACTCATTCAACTTCCTCTGCCTTAAGCAATCATCTGTTACGTTACTATTTAACATGAGACCATCCTGAGTGGCAAGACCTCCATGGAAAGTACAAAGCATTATTGTTACTATTTCTAGACCACAGCACAGGTTTTTAAAGGACTGTTACTGATACCTAGGTCGGGAAGTAACAGGGCTTGCCAAATTCCAAATCACACTGTGAGTTACAGGGACACCCAGTCTAAAGAGATCACTTTGTATTTTTGCCAAGCAGGAAAATACCATTGCAGAAACTTAATTCCTGATCTAAGATTATAGCATAGGCCTGGAAATATCTCATGGCTCAACATCAGATCTATGTTTTCATCATTTGCTTTAACCAGAGCACAGACTTTTACTTCCTAATCAGATGGCACCACTAAATCCCAAACACCCTAACatcctggttttgtctgggatCATTTTTTAGTAGTAGCTTGTATGGGGCTATTTGTTGGATTTGTGATgaaaacaatattaataacCCAGGTGTTAATAACCcagggatgttttagttgttgctgagcagaCACTGAACACAGAAACGGAATGATCTTGAGGCCTGGAAATTCATGCTGCATTTAAGAACTCCGGGATCCCTGTCCGTGTTAGGGTGCTGACTCAGGGTGACTTCCCTCAATAAACACAAGCACCCTGACAGCTCAGTGTCCCACATCAAAAATATTGGAAATAGTTGCTTCCTTTCCAGGAGCAAATGTCATGATTTAAAAGGTAAGAATATGGTACAGCATTAACACGAAAATTATTCTACATTTTTGCCACATTAGCCAATTATACAGATGCTCTTCTCTCTTTGCATAGGCTTAATTTAACAGTTTATACTGCATATATATGGTGTATATACACCTGGGGAACAACATCGTAAACCAAGACCACAAATCAAATACATCTGTATCACGTTGGATGTCTCAGTATCAACACAACCTGCCTTATTTTGAGTTGCTGCACAATATTTACTCTTTAGCAATCCATGTTTCATGTCGAAACAGAAACATAAACCAGctgaaaaagtttttttcacCTTACTTGAAAAGCTCCAAAAGAAATCAGTATACTTACGTTATTGCCATCAAGAAACAGCTCAACATTAGGCACAACTCCAGTTGCACTGACAATGAAATTGCATCCATAAATTTTTCCATTAGTTAATTCCACATATACAGGCCACAACactgaaaaaggggaaaattttGCCCTTAGAATGTAaccaacaaattattttattaattatgtCTTATGATaagatataaaagaaaaaaacccacaaaaccttTGAAGTAACTGAATAGgtaaagaaagattaaaattttaaaagaaaaaggaaaaaattatcagagGTTACCTATAACATTCCTTACCATTGCTCAgaactagagaaaaaaaattattttggatgtCCAACTCCTACTAATaacttttttcagaattttcctcAATTAAAGTCCTCATTTGTAGGGGGAAAATACTGTATCCTGAGGGGTGTTCTCTCAAGTATGCAATTGCCAAATATTCTTTTGCGTAGAAATTTACAGATGCACAGGAAGTGcctcaaaagcaaaaagaacGTCACAGATTTGACTTATGCTGAAAGTAACCGATTactaaaatagtattttaaatattcattttaattagGTGGAAATTATAGgcataattaaaatgaaaaaggggTATTTTCCTCTACTTTGAAGGTTTACTTCAGTTTTGATATAAaatgttggtggtttttttctcctgttttaacttcactattaaaatattattttaatggatTGTGTTAAGGATGGAATATTCTGCATACAGGATTTTGGTTACTTTGTGGAAAAAAGGGTCTGACCCGTAagattttgtaatttaattgtAGCCCATAAATTTAATTACTGTAAACTGCTAGACCTCAATTTATAGAgataaaagatttatttttcaaatctgtatttgctttaaaacagcaaacaagATCAAACATGCTCCAGCACAGATTTATCTTCAACATCTTATCGGCACTGGCACTCACCCTCATCTGGTTCTacatctttttctcctttaggaAAAGTCAAGGAAGTCTGCTGCAGCTGGATAAATTCTTGCTGTAAGTGTATTTTCTTTACTTCACACAGTATTTCAATATGTACTTTATGAGAAAACTAAAGAAAGATTGACAAAATTATAATGATTAGCAATCACAAGATTGTTAATGGCAAGTATTATCTTCACCTAAATTGACATTACTAAACTGGAAAACCCCCCAGCATATATCCCAGCCCACTAACTGAATTCCCacactttttcctcttttggcACAGATCTTGCCATAGCCAATGGCAATTTACCTGCTTTTTCAGCATGTATCTGATGATCCTTGAAAGTCTGTAACAATTAGATTTTTCTGGCATGCCAGAAAATGTATTCAAGTTCCCCTGAGCTTACAGGAAGCGAGTTCAAAACTTAACAGAATAAAGTAAActatcttttctgtctttcaggaTTGCAAGTCCTTTGTTTTTCTATCATGAATGAAATTCTGGTAACAATAATAAGTTTTTGTTCTAAagactgtaaaaagaaaaaatattctgtacaTCAACCCACATTTCAACCATATTCCGAGCTCAAACCAGAAGTTGGAAAGTTACCTGTTTctctaaattattttgtgaatTTGGGCCTTGTTTTATTCTCCACGACACAAATACAGTTCCACCACCTTCAACAGACAAATCACCACTGATTAAGCTGCAAAATATCCTAACCATCCTTTAGCTGGTCTACAACTGATCAGccctgcattttttaaatgtgaaacagATGCAAACATCTAACAGCTAAGGAATtcataaatgaagaaaaatattatatgtGAGGATTTCTGCTTTATTGCAAACAGGAAACTCTACACAATGCTCATGCCCAcaacatttaaacaaatatgAAAGCAAGGTTACACCCATACCTCTTTAGTCCCTTTAAGGTGTAAGCCCTCGTGCCAGTCAGGGCCTAAGGCACTGCCCAGCTTGTCACATGCTGCTGTAGGTCTTCCTTTTTCCTCGATTCCTTAAGGAAAGAGATGGAGTATATCAGATTTAGTGTGCATACTTCCTTGTCCACAAAATTCAGAACAAGGATTCTCAATTAATAGAAGAATACCATCTGGCTGCCAAAGGGGAAGATGGAAGTGTAatatctttcttcttcctgcctGATGTCTAGAACCATGCTCTTCTTTTTGTGATGATTTTGGTCCTACATATGTTTGTGTGATGTTTGTTCATGCAGTCCTAGGTAACTGTTGTTTCTGAGACTGCAGTTTCACTCCATCTGTAATAATGTTCTGTGAGGTTTCATCTGCTCCTCCAGTATCTTACTAGGTGACAGCTCCTTCCTATATAATGGTGAGATAGTTCACTTCaaaacattacagaaaataGAACAAGTTCTTCAGCAGAGGGAATACAGGGAATATAAATCTGGCACAAAGGTAAGCACTTTTTTACAGTTTGCAAGTAACTGTATTCAATTCCGTCTACAGAAATTCAGGATGGGTTTTCATGTTGCTTTTTCACTCT includes:
- the PYROXD1 gene encoding pyridine nucleotide-disulfide oxidoreductase domain-containing protein 1, whose product is MSGAGGGAARGRFAVVGGGIAGVTCAEKLAAEFPSEDIFLITASPVIKAVTNFKQVSKTLEEFDVEEQPSSLLEKRYPNIRVIQSGVKQLKSDEHKICTEDGKEYIYEKLCLCAGAKPKLIVEGNPYVLGIRDTDSAQAFQKNLAQAERIVVVGNGGIALELVYEIQGCEVIWAIKDKAIGNTFFDAGAAEFLIPKLTAESRETPIKCKRTKYTVEGIEEKGRPTAACDKLGSALGPDWHEGLHLKGTKEFSHKVHIEILCEVKKIHLQQEFIQLQQTSLTFPKGEKDVEPDEVLWPVYVELTNGKIYGCNFIVSATGVVPNVELFLDGNNFAVGEDGGLKVDKHMHTSLPDVYAAGDICTAAWEPSPVWHQMRLWTQARQMGWYAAKCMAADALGESIDTDFSFELFAHITKFFNYKVVVLGKYNAQGLGSDHELMLRCTKGHEYVKVVMQNGRMMGAVLIGETDLEETFENLILNQMDLSAYGEDLLNPDIDIEDYFD